One region of Oceanipulchritudo coccoides genomic DNA includes:
- a CDS encoding endo-1,4-beta-xylanase, with translation MKSLIQNPRTLCILALLAPLLSLRAGWYSFDRSGNLTGEPEAQDLLILQPVPDGGEPYAVGPGYQREIAVEKDTVAWSLKFEARAAGGKPGEYNHSLKLNLSTGPKARPFFLCGPILHGDWESYEAVILRKEDNASNVVYLTIGYGWGSSEVEVRNVVLTSTTEKPDPQTIRRQGHWYKGQQADAPWRERAQEMIEKNRKAAVQVRVVDREGLPVEGARVVLEQQTHAYQFGTAVATQLFRWMEEGPADPSRESSLLSGDAPGKANKRAEARANAKRYFEEIVVNFNYFVTENGLKGQAWAGDWAGFRIEDTFASIDWLLSKGLEGKGHVLVWPGWRNAPEYMKAAADNPAALEALVEAHIADMGSSMNGKLAAFDVLNEPFNNNDFMRILGDEVMADWFKQAEQFLPEARLCLNDFLLFSNGGQWTEKLDFYDELIASLLKEGAPLDVVGFQNHYRHNFLTAPERIWELCDRFGEYGLPLECSEFDVIMEDELLQAAYTRDFLTAWFAHPSTRAFLFWGFWESAHWLPQAALLTSDWREKPNYHAYRNLVFNEWWTGWEEDFTNKDGACTQRGFLGKYRITVTHNGVSKSIDNLELAKGGLELVVRL, from the coding sequence ATGAAATCCCTTATCCAAAATCCCAGAACACTGTGTATCCTGGCCCTGCTGGCCCCGTTATTGAGCCTGCGGGCAGGCTGGTATTCGTTTGACCGGTCGGGAAACCTGACAGGTGAACCGGAGGCACAGGACCTTCTCATTTTACAACCCGTTCCGGATGGTGGCGAACCGTACGCGGTGGGTCCCGGCTATCAGCGTGAAATTGCGGTTGAGAAAGATACTGTTGCTTGGTCGCTGAAGTTTGAGGCGCGAGCAGCAGGCGGAAAACCGGGTGAGTATAATCACTCTCTTAAGCTCAATCTGTCCACGGGCCCTAAAGCGCGCCCCTTTTTCTTGTGCGGGCCGATCTTGCATGGTGACTGGGAGAGCTATGAAGCCGTCATCCTTCGCAAGGAGGATAACGCCTCTAATGTTGTGTATTTGACGATTGGTTACGGATGGGGCAGCTCAGAAGTGGAGGTGCGTAATGTTGTCCTGACAAGTACTACAGAAAAGCCCGATCCGCAAACAATTCGCAGACAAGGGCATTGGTACAAGGGGCAACAGGCGGATGCGCCATGGCGCGAGCGTGCACAGGAGATGATCGAGAAAAACCGCAAGGCCGCTGTGCAAGTGCGGGTTGTCGACCGGGAGGGCTTGCCTGTTGAAGGAGCCCGTGTTGTTTTGGAACAACAGACGCACGCATATCAGTTTGGAACAGCCGTTGCCACACAGTTGTTCCGGTGGATGGAAGAGGGTCCCGCCGATCCTTCACGAGAGTCTTCCCTGCTCTCCGGAGATGCCCCCGGCAAAGCCAATAAGCGGGCCGAGGCAAGGGCCAACGCCAAACGTTACTTCGAGGAAATTGTCGTGAATTTCAACTACTTCGTGACCGAAAACGGACTGAAAGGACAAGCGTGGGCCGGTGATTGGGCAGGCTTCCGAATTGAGGACACGTTTGCTTCGATTGACTGGCTCCTGTCCAAGGGACTTGAGGGGAAGGGACACGTCCTGGTCTGGCCAGGCTGGAGAAACGCTCCGGAATACATGAAAGCAGCTGCCGACAATCCTGCCGCGTTGGAGGCATTGGTGGAAGCCCACATTGCGGACATGGGAAGCTCAATGAACGGAAAGCTGGCTGCTTTTGATGTCTTGAACGAACCCTTTAACAACAACGACTTCATGAGGATTCTCGGGGATGAGGTGATGGCTGATTGGTTCAAGCAGGCAGAGCAATTCCTTCCGGAGGCTCGACTATGCCTCAATGATTTCCTCCTCTTTTCCAATGGTGGCCAGTGGACGGAAAAGCTCGATTTCTATGATGAGCTGATTGCCAGCCTCCTGAAGGAGGGCGCGCCTTTGGATGTTGTGGGATTTCAAAACCACTACCGGCACAATTTTCTGACAGCGCCTGAGCGTATCTGGGAGCTCTGCGACCGCTTTGGGGAATACGGACTACCGCTTGAATGCAGCGAGTTTGATGTCATTATGGAAGACGAATTACTGCAAGCCGCCTACACCAGGGACTTCCTTACCGCCTGGTTTGCCCATCCATCCACACGCGCCTTCCTCTTCTGGGGATTCTGGGAATCCGCACACTGGTTGCCACAGGCGGCGCTGTTGACCAGTGACTGGCGGGAAAAACCCAACTATCACGCTTATCGAAACCTTGTCTTCAATGAATGGTGGACGGGTTGGGAGGAAGATTTCACCAACAAGGACGGTGCCTGTACCCAGCGGGGATTCCTCGGCAAGTACCGGATCACCGTCACCCATAACGGTGTTTCGAAGTCAATTGACAATCTGGAGCTCGCTAAAGGCGGTCTCGAATTGGTCGTTCGCCTTTAG
- a CDS encoding xylose operon transcription regulator XylR: protein MAQKSKSFVIPSTRAQVSQPSIILAFDWFDERLYRGVFNYAKEKGWHMSPYLLSDRFVPKGWPGDGAITCYGQSLADFIDHLTIPTVDVTIEKMPRSVPRVVVDNQKIGEMAAEHYLTRGYTHFAYYSWAEVTVNKVRRDSFFQSLKNRGVPADHLYEIKQTPDELIGDWHKHEEDIFTKLSQLPRPLAVFAGQDNLGATLIEICVRNGIHVPEEVAVMGVDNIELLCESAIVPLSSIRTNLTEVGYRAAEQLDRLMRGEIDNSEPVKKVSPHSVVRRQSTDVLAVTHPAVVSAIRFIRENFGQPITIEDICDYTKLSKRGLEKAFQTHLGRSPASELRRLRIQNAKRLLTETEDKIEFIAVSCGYSNSSNLSCAFKKDTGMSPRGYRNKYQMLDQHAGRR from the coding sequence ATGGCTCAAAAATCCAAATCCTTCGTCATCCCCTCGACGCGAGCGCAAGTCAGCCAACCCAGTATTATTCTGGCCTTTGACTGGTTTGACGAGCGTCTGTACCGGGGCGTTTTCAACTATGCCAAGGAGAAGGGATGGCACATGTCGCCGTACCTGCTTTCCGATCGGTTCGTTCCCAAGGGCTGGCCCGGAGATGGGGCCATCACCTGTTACGGTCAAAGTCTTGCCGACTTTATTGATCATCTGACCATTCCGACCGTTGATGTGACCATTGAGAAAATGCCGCGGTCGGTGCCGCGGGTGGTCGTCGACAACCAGAAGATTGGGGAGATGGCCGCCGAGCATTACCTTACCCGTGGATATACGCATTTTGCTTATTATTCCTGGGCGGAAGTGACGGTTAACAAAGTCCGGCGGGATTCATTTTTTCAAAGCCTGAAGAATCGCGGGGTTCCGGCGGATCATCTCTATGAGATCAAGCAGACCCCGGATGAATTGATCGGCGACTGGCATAAACACGAGGAAGATATCTTTACCAAACTGAGCCAGCTCCCGCGTCCATTGGCGGTCTTTGCGGGGCAGGATAATCTTGGCGCAACCCTGATTGAGATTTGTGTCCGTAACGGAATCCATGTGCCCGAGGAGGTGGCCGTGATGGGCGTGGATAACATTGAGCTACTTTGTGAAAGCGCGATTGTGCCGCTTTCCAGCATCCGCACAAACCTGACTGAAGTCGGCTATCGCGCGGCGGAGCAGCTCGACCGCCTCATGAGAGGGGAAATTGACAACAGCGAACCCGTCAAGAAGGTCAGCCCGCACAGCGTTGTGCGGAGGCAGAGTACGGATGTCCTCGCAGTGACACATCCGGCAGTTGTCAGTGCAATTCGTTTTATCCGCGAAAATTTTGGCCAGCCAATCACGATTGAAGATATTTGTGATTACACGAAGCTCTCCAAGCGCGGCCTGGAAAAGGCCTTCCAGACACATCTTGGCCGATCTCCGGCCTCCGAGCTGAGGCGGCTCCGCATACAAAACGCGAAGCGACTCCTCACCGAAACAGAAGATAAAATCGAGTTTATCGCTGTTTCTTGTGGATACAGCAACAGCTCCAATCTCAGTTGTGCCTTCAAGAAGGATACAGGCATGTCACCCCGGGGATACCGCAACAAGTACCAAATGCTTGACCAGCACGCGGGTCGTCGCTGA
- a CDS encoding GH36-type glycosyl hydrolase domain-containing protein: MKYGYFDDTAKEYVITDPRTPAKWVNYIGTIRFGGLVDHTGGALLCAGDPALNRILKYIPQLPESEPKGETLYLRIRENGSYKILSPFFTPTLDDYDDFACHVGLGYQRIVSRSHGIRTDVLIFVPNDSPVEIRDIKITNEGNKPVEIDLIPLVEYSHFEALKQFTNADWVPQTMMSEADRDENGLLILKQFPFMRKETKHNFFTSNHPVDSFESDRARFLGNNEYATWQAPEALKKESFSNYEARRGNNIGALLHKLGTLAPGESKRIITQLGQAKAEEVAGLVHRYRDEKNVASAFRELASFWDDYLSKFSCETPDEAFNTTVNVHNPRQCYMTLNWSRYLSLYQLGLGSRGLGFRDSSQDTMGAVAGAPGEVKDLLRKLISVQNPDGSAMHQFFPLSMEATEGDALEEGHKLVYGDDHLWSILAVCAYVKETGDYDFLREKVTFYDKKLPLEKRASAPVLEHLLRALDYTKTHTGMHGLPLLGFADWNDTVNLLGDAESLFNAHLYGKGLLEIMDLLEYLGETAKVTELREDYEVMRKHVNEHAWDGEWFIRYFTEKGEPIGSSSNTEGKIYTNAQSWAVLSGFAEGERVNKALDSVFTHLNTAHGIKLSSPGYTRFDSEIGGVSTYPPGAKENGGIFLHSNPWVMIAETMRGNGDRAYKYYLQINPAAKNDDIDTYEIEPYVYAQNILGDEHPQFGLGRNSWLSGTASWTYQAATQYILGIQPTHQGLRIDPCIPSAWNGFKVRRVFRDATYIIEVDNSENICSGVATVELNGTLLDSNTIPVQEPGSENRVVVTMRKATSNADAPPIARAATVS; the protein is encoded by the coding sequence ATGAAATACGGATACTTTGACGACACTGCTAAGGAATATGTAATCACAGACCCGCGGACTCCCGCGAAATGGGTGAATTATATCGGGACTATTCGATTTGGCGGGCTCGTCGATCACACTGGCGGAGCACTGCTGTGCGCGGGAGATCCGGCCCTCAATAGAATCTTGAAATACATCCCCCAATTGCCTGAGTCAGAGCCGAAGGGAGAAACTTTATACCTGCGCATCAGGGAAAACGGTTCATACAAGATCCTTTCACCTTTTTTCACCCCCACCTTGGACGATTATGACGACTTCGCTTGTCATGTCGGTCTCGGATACCAGCGGATTGTATCGCGATCCCATGGTATCCGGACTGATGTCCTGATCTTTGTCCCCAATGATTCCCCGGTTGAAATTCGCGACATCAAAATAACCAATGAAGGCAACAAGCCTGTTGAGATTGATTTGATCCCCTTGGTTGAGTACTCGCACTTTGAGGCATTGAAGCAGTTCACCAATGCCGACTGGGTTCCCCAGACAATGATGTCTGAGGCGGATCGTGATGAAAACGGTCTCCTTATCCTCAAGCAGTTTCCCTTCATGCGAAAGGAAACGAAACACAATTTTTTCACTTCGAATCATCCGGTGGATTCCTTTGAAAGTGATCGGGCTCGATTCCTTGGAAACAATGAATATGCAACTTGGCAGGCGCCTGAGGCTCTGAAAAAGGAGTCCTTTTCCAACTACGAGGCACGACGGGGCAATAACATCGGGGCCCTGCTCCATAAGCTGGGAACCCTCGCCCCAGGCGAGTCAAAGCGAATCATTACCCAGCTTGGCCAGGCTAAGGCAGAAGAAGTGGCCGGCCTTGTCCACCGCTACCGAGATGAAAAGAATGTCGCATCTGCCTTCCGCGAATTAGCCAGTTTCTGGGATGACTATCTCTCCAAGTTTTCCTGTGAAACGCCCGACGAGGCCTTCAACACAACGGTCAACGTGCACAATCCTCGACAGTGTTATATGACCTTGAATTGGTCCCGCTATCTTTCACTCTACCAACTGGGACTGGGTTCCCGCGGCTTGGGTTTCCGGGACAGTTCCCAGGATACAATGGGCGCAGTGGCCGGTGCTCCCGGTGAAGTAAAGGATCTCCTGCGAAAACTCATCAGCGTGCAAAACCCCGACGGCTCGGCAATGCACCAATTCTTCCCGCTTTCAATGGAGGCAACCGAAGGAGATGCACTTGAGGAAGGTCACAAGCTTGTTTATGGAGACGATCACTTGTGGTCAATCCTCGCAGTATGCGCCTACGTGAAGGAGACCGGGGACTATGATTTTCTCCGGGAAAAAGTGACATTCTATGACAAAAAGCTTCCGCTGGAAAAGAGGGCAAGCGCCCCTGTCCTGGAGCACCTGCTTCGCGCCTTGGACTACACCAAAACCCACACGGGGATGCACGGACTACCGCTTCTGGGGTTTGCCGATTGGAATGACACGGTCAATCTCCTGGGTGATGCGGAAAGCCTTTTCAATGCCCACCTCTATGGAAAAGGATTACTCGAGATAATGGATCTTCTGGAATACCTCGGGGAAACAGCCAAGGTCACCGAACTCCGGGAGGACTATGAAGTCATGAGAAAGCATGTGAATGAACATGCATGGGACGGCGAGTGGTTTATTCGCTACTTCACCGAAAAGGGCGAACCCATAGGCTCCTCCTCAAATACCGAAGGAAAAATCTACACTAACGCCCAATCGTGGGCGGTCCTTTCCGGATTTGCCGAAGGAGAACGCGTAAACAAGGCTCTGGACTCCGTTTTTACGCATCTCAACACGGCCCACGGAATCAAGCTCAGCAGCCCGGGCTATACTCGCTTCGACTCCGAAATCGGTGGTGTCTCCACCTACCCTCCGGGTGCCAAGGAAAATGGCGGTATTTTCCTCCACTCGAATCCCTGGGTGATGATTGCCGAAACCATGCGGGGAAATGGAGATCGTGCGTACAAGTACTATCTCCAGATCAATCCTGCCGCCAAGAATGACGATATCGATACATACGAGATTGAGCCGTATGTCTACGCACAGAACATCCTTGGCGACGAACATCCGCAGTTTGGCCTCGGCCGTAACAGCTGGTTGTCAGGAACCGCATCATGGACATATCAGGCAGCGACTCAGTACATTCTCGGCATCCAGCCAACTCATCAGGGCTTGCGTATTGATCCCTGCATTCCGTCCGCATGGAATGGCTTCAAGGTCCGGCGTGTCTTCCGTGATGCAACTTACATCATTGAAGTGGATAATTCCGAAAACATTTGCAGTGGAGTTGCCACGGTAGAACTGAACGGAACACTGTTAGATTCAAACACAATCCCCGTCCAGGAACCGGGTTCGGAAAACAGGGTTGTCGTAACTATGAGAAAAGCCACTAGCAATGCCGACGCCCCTCCGATTGCACGGGCAGCAACTGTTAGTTAA
- a CDS encoding sulfatase-like hydrolase/transferase has translation MQLKLVPISLLTLCSLTNAHLAAEDQPNVLFIAIDDLVTTIGPYDDPHAITPAMDSLASQGTTFRNHHCQWPVCGPSRAALTTGLLPEETGVMGFRPIRAILPDVITLPQHFRNNGYETAATGKFHDPRTVGNIVDPNSQTTDGRNIDDPASWSIPYVRADAGYSPSGKPAVDDSLADETQHGDYKILDEGKALLDILEGGTKPFFLAVGFKKPHLPFIAPAADWALYDRNQFSPAPLQDLPFNSSSYVDATLGDNDELLGYEPYDVTGLPTDEQQKELIHGYYACVSFIDSLVGNLLAHLATKSDPLDPAKNMSETTIIVLWGDHGFHLGDHGKWAKHTVMERATAAPLIIYDPRNPAGGVMNFHPANSIDIYPTLVELANLPIPEQPLNDTITTGRPLRGSSLASMLHDSDAAVNSGAITYISRNGGYGYSYRSDRYRYIEWVDSSNVVQARELYDYKMDPFETRNVIDDPANAAIAYQLSRSMRAETSSRGADRMQGSAPIPASGAEITLGNGYLPGVKIEASSASGSPMVTLDWPGATGVSYDIMSSTTLAPSSWSASPDGISGDQIVVPLNGTRRFFQIAIGSNTPPLFNRNAITADDAEVDASYSFELSAFVEDPDVGDSLTFSKVSGPIWLTVAPSGTISGNPLTGDLGVHYAKVEVADASGAIDLAEVCLSVVPAGPATQTDTFYATDDTFAKLSNTTLIPGGQAVLEVRQDGASIFTRITYLKFSVSGIGTVQEVRLYLHSNTETDPVNVHLVTDTSWSEGSLNWDNRPPYSTLVGSGIPTAGAWLSIDITPAISSDGTYSFALDEQGNSLGKFDSSEAGFTPYIEIVSIP, from the coding sequence ATGCAACTGAAGCTTGTCCCCATATCCCTGCTAACTCTCTGTTCTCTAACGAACGCACACCTTGCCGCAGAGGACCAACCCAACGTCCTGTTCATCGCGATCGACGACCTGGTGACGACAATCGGCCCCTACGATGATCCCCATGCCATCACGCCTGCCATGGATTCCCTGGCAAGCCAAGGCACAACATTCCGGAATCACCATTGCCAATGGCCCGTTTGCGGACCTTCCCGGGCAGCCCTGACAACCGGACTGCTCCCCGAAGAGACAGGCGTGATGGGATTCAGACCGATCCGGGCAATTCTGCCGGATGTCATCACGCTGCCCCAGCACTTTCGCAACAACGGATACGAAACCGCCGCTACCGGGAAATTCCACGATCCAAGAACCGTCGGCAATATTGTCGACCCCAACAGCCAGACCACAGACGGGCGCAACATTGACGATCCCGCTTCATGGTCCATCCCTTATGTTCGGGCTGACGCCGGGTATTCTCCATCGGGTAAACCAGCTGTGGATGACTCCCTGGCCGATGAAACCCAACATGGCGACTATAAGATTCTCGATGAGGGCAAAGCGCTTCTCGATATTCTTGAAGGAGGCACCAAGCCGTTCTTTCTTGCTGTTGGATTCAAAAAACCGCACCTCCCGTTCATCGCACCGGCGGCCGATTGGGCCCTTTATGACCGCAACCAGTTCAGCCCGGCCCCATTACAGGATTTGCCCTTCAACAGCAGTAGTTATGTGGATGCGACCCTCGGGGATAATGACGAGCTTTTGGGATATGAACCCTACGATGTGACAGGACTTCCCACGGATGAACAACAGAAGGAATTAATTCATGGGTATTATGCCTGTGTTTCCTTCATAGATTCGCTTGTCGGAAATCTCCTCGCTCATTTGGCAACAAAATCCGACCCGCTGGATCCGGCTAAGAACATGTCGGAGACAACCATCATCGTCCTTTGGGGCGACCACGGATTTCATCTTGGAGACCATGGAAAATGGGCCAAGCACACAGTGATGGAACGCGCCACCGCCGCTCCACTGATTATATATGATCCCCGCAACCCAGCCGGTGGTGTAATGAATTTTCATCCCGCCAACTCGATTGATATTTATCCGACCCTCGTTGAATTGGCCAACCTCCCGATTCCAGAACAACCGCTCAACGATACCATCACCACGGGACGTCCCTTGCGCGGAAGCAGCCTGGCCTCAATGTTGCACGATTCCGATGCCGCTGTGAACAGTGGTGCCATTACCTATATTTCACGCAATGGCGGTTATGGTTATTCCTATCGTAGTGACCGGTATCGCTACATAGAATGGGTAGACTCTTCAAATGTTGTTCAGGCAAGGGAGCTATATGATTACAAGATGGATCCCTTTGAGACGAGGAACGTCATTGATGATCCTGCCAATGCAGCAATTGCTTATCAGCTTTCCCGTTCCATGCGGGCCGAAACAAGCTCAAGAGGGGCCGACAGGATGCAAGGATCTGCTCCTATCCCGGCAAGCGGGGCGGAAATCACACTGGGGAACGGCTATCTGCCGGGTGTCAAAATCGAGGCCTCCTCAGCCAGCGGATCACCCATGGTGACCTTGGATTGGCCGGGAGCGACTGGTGTCTCCTACGACATCATGAGCAGCACGACACTTGCCCCTTCCAGCTGGAGCGCCTCGCCTGATGGAATCTCAGGAGATCAAATCGTTGTTCCCCTGAATGGAACACGCCGGTTTTTCCAGATCGCAATCGGCTCAAACACCCCACCCTTGTTCAACAGGAATGCCATTACAGCTGATGACGCTGAGGTTGACGCCTCTTACAGTTTTGAGCTGTCAGCATTTGTTGAGGATCCGGATGTTGGTGACTCTCTCACATTCAGCAAAGTATCCGGCCCCATTTGGCTCACCGTCGCACCAAGCGGAACAATCTCCGGCAACCCTCTCACGGGTGATCTTGGGGTGCATTACGCCAAGGTCGAAGTGGCAGACGCGAGTGGTGCGATTGACCTTGCCGAGGTATGTCTATCCGTTGTTCCTGCCGGGCCTGCAACGCAAACCGACACATTTTATGCAACCGACGACACCTTCGCCAAGCTAAGTAATACGACGCTTATCCCAGGCGGGCAGGCTGTCTTGGAAGTGCGTCAGGACGGAGCCAGTATTTTCACCCGGATCACTTATCTTAAATTTTCTGTCTCCGGTATTGGCACGGTTCAGGAAGTGCGGCTGTATCTGCATTCCAATACAGAGACAGATCCTGTCAATGTACACCTTGTTACCGACACGTCATGGAGCGAAGGCTCATTGAATTGGGACAACCGTCCTCCATATTCGACGCTTGTCGGCTCGGGCATCCCGACAGCAGGAGCATGGTTATCAATTGACATCACTCCCGCTATTTCGAGCGACGGAACTTACTCATTCGCTCTCGACGAACAAGGAAACTCACTCGGAAAATTCGACAGCAGCGAAGCCGGATTCACTCCCTATATTGAAATTGTATCAATCCCTTGA
- a CDS encoding cellulase family glycosylhydrolase, giving the protein MKIHYTISLASLFFAVSLSAQDTVVLHNWQFNDPASTPVFDGALNTGQEAGADSEDWLGTSTDGAGNWHVTGTTGNKFGGYWLQSTQLPYQADQVIVEWAYSSWDWGSATLSPNIGFGLLTPVSGENGSATILRNGTSLRVRDSISTDVINFQSNTIDSSAIPSPRVPLDQSTGLEIPGAPALAAGDSLKFRYTVDFSGTTATYTIDYGINSGAYFTIFTGTWPWGQVDAVRIQAANAEVSNSIKVDYLKASAVSAPSTGGSGSTDFSASIQRRALGINQFLITWPSRTGMTYSVQSSSDLSGFGDQSTGLQATPPLNEWWVDFDPSGGPWFYRVGQIEPPATGARAAAQALNKRLFRGNNFMASKSMNDQGAEEDYALLNASHFNHCRIGYKMDEVAGPAPGHLIPASEMNVLQKMVDWCLDEGLIAIVDPVHNWANNNDPAQEYNDTPEDRLKLQRIWEQVAAHFAGYDLDKVVFEIMNEPHGEDNVATIINIGLTAIRGVAGNEERIVIVSGDGFSTRQALIDALDNDEIPSNDNYLIGTFHYYDPRPFTKQLNEDISWGTPAEFSTTPSDFDEVVAANEAWATRNATDPLPLYLGEFGVNNDADNWNEDRERWLSWIRMQAEARDISWAHWNMYNNSDSSKGMGPWTSSEQNNPSLRTFDAAPLEALVGRYEFEDGSTGGGVVSSDLLPGFTGSGYAAYPETTGLGTWARVDGIYIPTTGSYVVNIHYASAIERTVRLVSSAQTLTNVVFPSTGSNDSWATLQVEINFSGSTSADIGNESLKVVADPDVGPNLDWLHVTAPSP; this is encoded by the coding sequence ATGAAAATTCACTACACAATCTCCCTAGCTTCCCTTTTCTTCGCTGTTTCGCTTTCCGCGCAGGATACCGTCGTCCTCCATAACTGGCAATTCAATGATCCGGCAAGCACTCCCGTCTTTGACGGCGCCCTAAACACCGGCCAGGAAGCTGGTGCTGATTCTGAGGACTGGCTCGGCACATCCACCGACGGGGCCGGCAACTGGCATGTCACGGGCACGACCGGCAACAAATTCGGGGGATACTGGCTTCAATCCACGCAGCTCCCGTACCAAGCGGATCAGGTCATTGTTGAGTGGGCTTACTCGTCCTGGGATTGGGGCTCGGCGACCCTCAGTCCGAATATCGGATTCGGCCTTCTAACGCCTGTTTCCGGGGAAAACGGATCCGCGACGATTTTGAGAAATGGAACCAGTCTGCGCGTACGGGATTCAATCAGCACAGATGTTATTAATTTCCAGAGTAACACGATTGACAGTTCGGCAATCCCCTCCCCCCGGGTTCCCCTCGACCAGAGTACTGGACTTGAAATCCCCGGGGCCCCCGCCCTCGCAGCAGGAGACAGCTTGAAATTTCGTTACACAGTCGATTTCTCCGGCACAACGGCAACATACACAATCGACTATGGAATAAATAGTGGGGCCTACTTCACCATCTTCACCGGGACCTGGCCGTGGGGCCAAGTTGATGCCGTCCGCATCCAAGCAGCCAATGCTGAAGTGAGCAACAGCATCAAAGTCGATTACTTGAAGGCAAGTGCTGTTAGTGCTCCCTCCACTGGCGGAAGTGGATCAACCGATTTTTCTGCTAGTATCCAGCGTCGCGCTCTGGGAATAAATCAGTTTCTGATCACCTGGCCTTCCAGGACGGGCATGACATATTCAGTACAATCCAGCTCAGACCTGTCCGGATTCGGAGACCAGTCAACGGGCTTACAGGCGACTCCTCCATTAAACGAGTGGTGGGTCGACTTTGATCCAAGCGGTGGGCCATGGTTTTACCGGGTTGGCCAGATTGAACCACCTGCCACAGGAGCAAGAGCCGCCGCACAGGCATTGAACAAGCGCTTGTTCCGTGGAAACAACTTCATGGCGTCGAAGTCCATGAATGACCAGGGGGCCGAGGAGGATTACGCCCTATTAAATGCCTCCCATTTTAATCACTGCCGTATCGGCTACAAGATGGACGAAGTGGCCGGGCCCGCTCCGGGCCACCTCATTCCCGCCAGCGAAATGAACGTCCTTCAGAAGATGGTCGACTGGTGCCTTGATGAAGGCCTCATTGCTATTGTTGATCCGGTTCATAATTGGGCCAACAACAACGACCCTGCCCAGGAATACAATGACACCCCAGAAGACCGCCTGAAGCTCCAGCGTATCTGGGAACAGGTGGCCGCCCATTTCGCCGGCTATGACCTCGATAAGGTCGTCTTCGAGATCATGAATGAACCGCACGGTGAGGATAATGTCGCGACGATAATCAATATTGGACTCACTGCCATTCGCGGAGTCGCCGGCAACGAGGAACGCATTGTCATTGTCTCCGGCGACGGCTTCTCAACGCGCCAGGCCCTCATCGATGCGTTGGATAATGACGAAATCCCCAGCAATGACAATTACCTGATCGGCACTTTCCATTATTACGATCCAAGGCCCTTTACCAAACAGCTTAATGAGGACATAAGCTGGGGAACCCCAGCCGAATTTTCGACAACGCCATCTGACTTTGATGAAGTCGTTGCGGCAAATGAAGCCTGGGCCACGCGAAATGCGACCGATCCCCTGCCCCTCTACCTCGGGGAATTCGGGGTCAATAATGATGCCGACAACTGGAACGAAGATCGCGAACGCTGGCTCAGCTGGATTCGGATGCAGGCGGAAGCCCGGGATATTTCATGGGCTCACTGGAACATGTACAATAATTCCGATTCCTCAAAGGGCATGGGGCCGTGGACTAGTAGCGAACAAAATAATCCATCCCTGCGGACATTTGATGCGGCCCCACTTGAGGCGCTGGTCGGACGGTACGAATTTGAAGACGGCTCTACCGGAGGCGGTGTTGTCAGTTCAGACCTTCTTCCGGGATTTACCGGCAGCGGTTATGCCGCCTACCCGGAAACCACCGGTTTGGGAACCTGGGCCAGGGTTGACGGAATCTATATCCCCACAACGGGAAGCTACGTCGTGAATATTCACTACGCCTCAGCAATTGAAAGAACTGTCCGTCTGGTCTCAAGTGCTCAAACCTTGACCAACGTCGTCTTTCCCTCAACCGGAAGTAACGACAGCTGGGCAACGCTTCAGGTTGAAATCAATTTCAGCGGGAGCACCAGTGCGGATATCGGAAATGAAAGCCTGAAGGTTGTCGCAGATCCCGATGTTGGACCAAACCTCGATTGGCTCCACGTAACGGCGCCTAGTCCATAG